From the Centropristis striata isolate RG_2023a ecotype Rhode Island chromosome 5, C.striata_1.0, whole genome shotgun sequence genome, the window GTGGAGAGACACACTGCAGACAGAGCAGAGGCAGGCTAATGTTATTAACTAAAGTTAGTGTGTTGACTGTGTTGTCAGTACACACAAAAGCATGGCAGGGTAACAGTAACTTCTCCGTGTTTCCATAATCTTGTCAGACAGTTGTAATAACAACCTGAGCCTGTCAGAGGCAAAACAAACACTTTGAGTGCATTGTTGCCCCGTGCGATTACACTGTTGCTTGTTTCATGGctgctaatttaaaaaaacatatcccCATTAGTcgctttgacaaaaaaacataggAAAATAGGGACCAGGttgaaaaacaattaaattctCCCCAAGTATTTTGCAGTAATGATCAGATCACACTGGCCGGTTCTATTCATGTGTTCATTTGTGTGTTCTTGCTGCTTCAGGTGATGAAGAGAACCTGCTTCAGCTGAGTGCGGCTACCATCAATGCTGAATGGCTTGTCGGCTCTGTGCTGGGCCAGTCCTGCCAGGGCCAGTGTGCCTCAGGATCCTGCTCATCCTGCAGAGATGCTGCTGCAGACTGCAGTGATCACAAaccaccagcagagggcagcaatGTGCAAAAACCAAAGGTAGACTCCCTAATTACATAGCCTGTCTGGCCATATTAATTGCAAGTCAAggccatttttattttacatttcaggTTTTTCTCTTAAAAGATGACCAGCGATCATGCCACTGCATGTAGACAGATTGGAGCATTTTTACTCAGGAACAGATTTGATTGACTGGTTGATATtataagaaaacaaatatttgacGTGAAAACACACTTCATTACAGTATATtgagttcatttttgttttttggtcacaCTCAGGTATCTAACAAGCAGAGGAAGGAGCAGCAAcggcaggagaagaagaagcgtCAGGAAGATAGGCATCGGCAGAAGTTTCTCCAGAGTAAAGGAagccaggaccagaaccagaacctgcCAGATACTGTTACTTTAGTACCAGCTCTCAACACTCTCAGTATATAGACTGGAGCATGGCCAAAATTACCTACTGCTACTCTAGCTACTGGTGGCTGACGCTGTTTTGCACATAGCCAGATTTGATTCAGTCACAGTGGATGACTTTTCCTAAAGAGAACCCTATAGTTTCTTTGCAAACAGATAACGGTGCCTGCaaacttctgtgtgtgtgtgtgtgtgtatgagagatgAGTGAAAGTTgtaagagacagagagtgaaagagCATGAccttcagtgtttttgttgggTTTTGATTGAGGTCGATCCCTGGTTGGTGTCGGTGTACGCAGAAACTCCTCACATCTGGTCTACCTACCACGCTTCCTTTCTATGCTGGACATTTGGCTTTTCATGACAACCATGCAGATAATCTCGTGCAGCAGGGCTTTTTTGATTTGCCACAGATTGAGTTTATTCAGATCGTTACACTTGTTCAATctgagcaaaggaggaagtaaagGGAGAGCAGCAGATGAATGATTGTTATGCACAATGTGTAAGGAATGTggcaataaacaataataaatgataatttaCTCATTTTGTTCACCAGATAATATATTAGATATTATCCAGGgtgacatgtttttgtgttttttaaattagaggTACATTAGTCGAAGTACATTTTCATCTTGCTACATGTTTACTGATATTAGTGAGGTTATTTATTTccgttttttaaattaagtttcaGAAAATAACCTCAAAACAGCAAACTCCTCATAAACAGACGTAAGTAGCAGCCTCATGTTCAACGTCACATGATGTTTACATTGTTAACATCAAGTTAAATATTTGACTGACTTATTCCAATTGGAGATATATTTGACTTTGTCTTGCTTGGTTTAACAGTTAGTTATAGTTTAATTATTAACTAAGAGATGAATGATTAAAAGCCTCACCATTGGGAATACCTGCAGCAGCACTATACGTCTGATAGCTCTGTCTGGTCTGGATGCACACAATACAATGTTTAacagtggtgttttttttgacaGACATTGAGTATTCATTGCTTGGCAGGTTGATAATTTGACAAATAAGGTTTTATAGAATTAcctcatgagaaaaaaatccatgATATCACACAAACTCGAGCTGCAGTTGAATGTGATGTCCTGCCAGTACTGCCGGTGGAAATGAGAACTTGGGAGGAATCGAAGCTGGAACCAACTCTATAATTCTGTCCGTCAGAGGCCACCTGGTTATCACATTTGGAGTGGGACGTGTATATGAATATACTGTATCTTCATGCAATAAACTGTCCTGTTGCATAAAGGTATAGAGAGACTGGACAGAGGCAATGGATTTCAAGTAATTTCCAAAAGAATTGTGATATttgataaaaagtcaaatcGAGACAATAGCAAATAtaagaaatgttcattttattaaaacagcataaaaataattacatgacGGACTTGAGAAACTATTTACACTTGATCCTAAACAATCGTGTTGGTAGCCTCGGAAACTGAAACCTACATGCTGGTATAAATGACACTTTAAAGTGAGATTATGTAACTTCTGCTGGATAATTTCACTTGTGgcattttataaaatgttaaatgctAGTATAACATTAGCACATCAAGAAAATATCTTGAAGCCAGAAAACTGATTCAAAACAATATCAATCTGATGTTTGCTATATTAGCGTTAGCCACCATAAACAATTTGTCGAGCAAAGTTGGAATTACACTCTTAAAAGATGAATGTCTATTTTGTAGCAAACCATACATAATCTCACTTTAAACATCTTTGAtccctgaaaaaaaatgtagagtCTAAAAAGCTCCTTTACACCACAATCCAACactgttttgtgttgttgatGTTGCAGTTTCACATTGAGTCTTCTCCATACATGTGACTTTCTCTCCTCAGGTTGCTTCTTAGTGCAGTCAGCTAATAAAACATGATGTCTTTCTGACTGAGATCATGAGTTAGTAGATCAGTGCTGCAAGGCTGAAAGCTGCTCTAGAAATCCTGCCGGATGTTCTCCTTGTTCTCGTCCCCCTGCTGTTGTCTGAGCTGAGTCACTTCGTTCTCCAGCTGGACGATGGCCCGCTCAATCTCATAGTTCTTGCTGACCAGAGACACCCAGCTGTGGAGGGACAAAACAGATGTTAGGGCAGAGGAAAACACATACTCCAGAGatgtaaagaggtaaaaacacttcaaacaacATACTTTGATTCCAGTTCTCGTAGTTTGGCTCCTCCTGCTAACTGATCGTTCTTACGCTGCCAGTTTAAATCTTGAATTTGTTTCCTATGTTGCAAAAAGAATTAAGTGGTAAAcataagaaaactttttttgagtAACACTTTTAATACAGCACCAATGTTCCAGTGATTGGTCACCTGAATTTCTGAAGTTCCTTTTGCGCGATCTCAATCATGAAGGCCAAGTTACTGAAAGACAAGAAAACGTTAAAAGTCTTTGGACTGATTAAACTGAAAGTTAATGCGTGTAAGAAACAGCTGCGGTCACATACTCATTGTAGACTTTCCATGCGTTGGTTCCATACTGCGACATGAGCTCCAGGTTCTCAATGCGGACTGCCTGGTGCTCCAGCTGGGCCATGGAGTTGTTGACACATTCCTGCCATGCTGTAATGTCATTCTTCTGTCCTGATGATGGAGCTGGCAGCTCATATCTCCACAGGAAAACAAGTCAATTAATTAACATTTGGAGCCACAGAGCAAAAgtgataatataaaaaaatactctgATTTTATTTGAAATGAAGTGGCGTTGCGAGTGCAGCAAAAGCTTATTTTTACATTCATCAATTCTATACAGATTCAAGgacccaaaacaaaacatacattcaaacacaTTCAATGACCTGTGTCTATTTATGTCcagtttcaaaaactttaacttCAAATGTGCAAGGACTTGAAGAACCCATGGAAACCCTGTTAATACTTTTGCTTAAAAAGGAATAGTTAAAATTCACAGGTACCATCCTCCAAGCGTTTAGTCTGCTGTGATAGAACAATTAATATCTCTGGATTTTTGTACTATAgttgggaaaaaataaatacattttgaagacATCACAACGGGAGCTCTGGGAACATTTCTTTGGTATTTGCTGACATTCTTAACCAAATgattacttgagtaaatcatTGGTGGAAccattaataatgaaaataatccttAATTGCCgctttaatttagtttattagtGTGAAGTTACAGGTtaccacacccacacacaatgGCAGCACAAATATATCTAGGGACTAGTTTTGTAACTTCTTGGCTCGTTTACAATAACTATTCACTCTTTGGTTTGTTACATGATTAagtttactttttaaacatcagTTTGACTTCTGGGAATTATTGCAGAACTTCCCtcagtaatgtattttaatgatATGCATGTATAACTCTTTCTCTGagacaaaggaggaaaaaaaggtacAACTTTCTGCTTaaccatcatcatcatattgCTGGATGCAGCAGTATTTTTGCATGTCTCTCTGTATATGCATTAGGGGCCCATAGAGACATGCAGGCTGTTGATTCAGGTGTTCTGCTGCTCTAAGTATGAACACAGTGTGGAGGGTTTACCTCTTCATGCTCAGGAGGTCCATGGGCTGCCGAGCCGCCAGCCGCTCAAATTCATTCCTCATTATTTCTGTCTAATGGGCGAAAAGAAATAAGATATGCTGTTATTTCTGTCACACTGGCTGAAGCAGTGAAAAAGGTTTCAGAGGTCTGAGGAGTTTTTCACCTCAAAAGTGGAGAAGTCGGGTGTGGGCAGGTAGCTCAGGTAGTTCTTGGTAGGTCGGTATCTTCtggtctcctcctccaccaATGCTGCAGCCTTAAGgacaaaatatatatgttgTTTTACAGAGAGAGAGCACTGCAAGAAATGAACTTTTATCCATTTATACTATGGTACAGCAGATTTTGGGCAGGTTTCAGGtaaacatattttctgtttcccCATAATGCTTTCTTTTGGCTGAATGGAAAAGcatttgaaataacattcaGAGCTAACATGGGCAATAATATGTGGAGGAGGTCTGTGAGAGAGTCTGTGTTTTAGCCAATAGAAGACTAAAAGCTGTTTTCATTCTCTGGTTAAAGGCGCACTTAGTGCTGTGTCACCTTGTTATGGAAAACGGAAGTGGCCCTTTCAGCACAAATAATttttaatcagttcatccttgagtccaagtggacggTTTTTCCTTTCAGGTTTTACTCTCCAAAATGAAGGAGGGGAGCTCCTACAGCTCACAGCCCTGGAGCACGGAGCTTACTCTTCAGTAAATActtaaaagaacaaaatgttccTGTATACTGAgtcaaaattgtcaaaatgcaGTCCAAAtagaattatttacattttcatacGACCTCAGACCCAGATCGAAGAGATCATTGAGAGGCCATAAAAGATTCATTCTCTTCAAgcaaaaatcacaagaaaatttGATTTATGTTTCGTTTTGCAATTCTTTTGTCAAATTTAAGCTGCTTTCATGGATGCTACTTCCTCAAGATGTCTATTCAGGGAGTCAGGTGTGAGCCAAGTCATTAACCTCTAAATGAGCAACTGTTCTTTGTAGGCAAAGGAAAGAAGCGAGAGGGAGTTTTATGTGCGTCACACCTCAACTTACAAAAGCACCAACCACTTTCAATTGGTAGTCAAACACTGGCTACATATTGTAGTGCGTCAAACCACCTGTCAAATCTGAAAAGGGTTTTCAGTTTCTGTGACGCAACCACTTCTGACTGACAGATGCGTCCAAGCTAAAAAAGGCCTGATGACAGACCAAATGAGACTGTCATCTTTGGCCTGCTGTGTTTTAAgaagaacaaaaataattttgacaaCAGGGCTTCAAAGACACTCATTGTTGTGGGGGTATTAGAAATTCATATTACTGGGATGTAATCTAACCATAGAGTCTAACATCAGTTTGGCTTCTAAAGCTGGCTGTGTTTCTATagttaatgttgtgtttttacagtattcTATATTGAGCAACCTAttctgaatataaataaatgaattgtggGTGCAATGTGTGCAATGGCTGTATGATAAGAGACATTAATAATTGCaggttgtaaacatttttatttcacccACACTATCTCAATCCTGTCTGTAGTTGTAGTACAAAGGTGTAACTAACTCTTAATAAAAGGTGCATTAACTTGACTAGCATTGCTTACTGGTACATATAAATGGAACAGGGCCATCACCTATGTTTTTAAGTCACACCTGGGCTTCTTCTGCTATGGCATTTCAAAATATCTGCCTGACAATagtctgcagagctgcaggaaaaacatatacaaaaaaatccTTCGTCCCCTCTGCAATAACCAccctgaacaacaaaaaatgaacactctgttgcttttaacagccccccccccctcctttttAGCATGATTgttcacatttttgtgttttttgtttgtttgtttcttagtgtttttttatatggGCCTGTCAAAAACGAATTTCTGTCACTCGTGACAATAGAgttccatcatcatcatcatcatcatcatcatcaactaTCAACTGTAGGTGTGGTGATGGGTAATTTAGCACCTTTAAGAAAAGTCTTATAGCTTGTCCTGAAGTATTCTGCAGTAACCACAACCACATTAATACTTAATGGATTTGATGTGGTTAGAACTATCAGCTAATCATAAAGTAtacatcgtcacactgttaaaataatcgccttagtcactttttgtcaaaattgttgttttttgcctaaatcatctcctcatgacgccagccacctatggtaaaatcgcctacatcctcagttgatcagatcatgtgattttacccctgtAAGAGTGaagaaagataaagaaaaaaaagaaaaaagtgaagaaagatatggtaacactacatttttaaggtgtctacataaaagtgacatgagcgtgtcataaacatgacatgggatgtgtcatggacattaatgacactttgaagtatcattaatgctcatgatacttgtcatatcatgtttctgacaggcttgtgtgactcttatgtagacaccttcaaaataaagtgttaccatatcttgcttaagtcacaaaggcatgttctcttaagttacataatttacacacagtgttattactatgccaatagccatcctttgttacatcctttttgagtgaaatgatcaatatgtcatatgttacacttttggttaagtttttttgtgtttcctgcaaaacttagttaggcgattattttaacagggtgacgatatttttGGCAGAATCAAAGCAACTTACAACAAGCTAATTCAAACTATTGGCAGACAATATACACATCTCAGAGGAAACAAACGTACAAGAGTTTTGTCTTTGATGATTGCGATGTGGACACTATTATTACCTGGGACACGCTAAATgtcttttaatacaaaaaagtgTCCAATTGACGTCAAATTGTACAGTGCGTCTTGTCCATCTGGGTTAAGCATGGCTAGCTAACACGCCGCGGTTAGCAAACTCCCTATTTACTCACCGCTTCTCTGACACCTGCAGCATCGTAACCTTGGTCAAAATATGGCAGAGCATCGACGAAAACTTCACCAGCTACTGAAGCCGTTCCGGCCATCTTCTAGCAGTCTGTATTGTTGAGTTTGTGTGATTTGAAATGTGTATCTCTTGGTTAAAAAAAGACCTGCTCGAGCCAACCGACTGAAAATAAGTATTTCCGGATtcgaccttcaaaataaaatcctttACAACCCCAGAAGGGAGGTTTTGTTGGTGACATCTAGCGGAGTGGAGTGTAACTGCTGCATAATGAAGGAAATCgacaccctgttaaaataatcgcctaactcattttttcaagttttgcaggaaacttcaccaaaagtgtaaaatatgacatttattgatcatttcaatcAAAAAGGATCTAATAAAGGATGGCTATTGTATTGGCATAGCAATGCCACTGtgtttaaattttgtaaattaagagaaatacatttcttaggcaattttttgaacatgcctttgtgacttaagcaagatatggtaacacttcaCTGTCTACATAAGCccgtcagaaacatgacatgacaagtatcatgagcgttaatgttacttcaaagtgtcattaatgttcatgacacatcccatgtcatgtttatgacatgctcatgtcactcttatgtagacacctttaaaataaagcattaccatatcttgcttaagtcacaaaggcatgttcaaaaaattgccaaagtcacattttattttgacttaggcataataaacccgcttaagtcacacacttgacataggccattatcttaaaggggtgaaatcacatgatctgatcaactgaggatgtaggcgattttaccataggtggccggcgtcatgaggagatgatttacgcaaaaaaaaaacaattttgacaaaaaaatgacttagatgattatttttatagtgTGATGGAATGTGACAAGTTGAAACGAAAcaccaaaatataaatatattaattaccTTTTAAAGGGTAACTATCAAAGATGCATCCTTGAGCAGTACACTACACCAGTTTAACTGCGGTCAAGCCAGCCTCCACTTTGAAGGGGGCGGGATGAGCTGAGCCTGGGCCTCAGCTGtgtggtacatttgtttttgtatctatgtgtttgcttgtgtgtATTGTGGGTTCCTCAACACAATCCCAGTCCAGCTGCTTCACTCAGGTCATTCAGAGCCCCATGCAGCATATAATATGctatttttcttctaaatgtcaGATCACAATTACAGGCAAAGGGGTCATTGTCAGAGACTTATTTTACTTCAGACAGTAGACATCCTCAGTGTCCCTCTACTGATTTCGGGAAATCCTGATTCAAAGTGAAATGCCTTTAACATCTCATATATGAGATTGAGATTGGTACAGATCAGATTGGTTCTAGTAGTGATAGGTTATCTTGTAGATTTTCCAGATGGTCCAGGGATTTGTGCACAAATGTAATGGAAGTAATGAGAGTTATATAGCATTAGCTTTAATATTGCAAATAAAACATCTACTTTTTATTTGTCAGGACTACATCAGAATGTCCTGAAATTAGCTGAAGGACACCTGTTAACTTGTGGAATGAGTCTCTGATTATGGAcggttttcttttaattataatcttaatttagaacagggatgggcaactggaggcccgggggccgcatacggcccgcaccctcacttgaagtggccctcattaaaactacatgcatttgagcatgaaatcttaaaagtgcagtgtaaaaatgctggtctgctgttcttgcactgacaaaaaagaaatcgcagtaagtgtttttttttattatttgcttcaaaccttttgttttcctatttatactgttatacatgcatttgagcatgaaatatgttaagtttctgcactgtaaacatgtttaaaattgcagtttcaatatatctggtgaagtgcatggtcctatatgttagcctgggtatacccatatgTGGCCCTaaattgcccatccctgatttagaAGATAAAAATGGCAGAATATTTGAGATTTCAAAAGGCTTTCGTTTTGGAATTATACAAGTCCATCAACAGTCAGAGGTTACCACCACACATTTTTAACGTGATCTGCAGAAAACTCGCTTTAGTGGAAAATAGCCACTTGGTGGCAAAAAATGGccataaacaataaaaatagagaAGACGAAAAAGTGGGCGCCCTTGAGCCAATCAAAGGAGCGGAGGAGCGCAATTGCCCCTGGCTGCAGTACGCAGATCGGGGAGAGGCTCAATGTGGGCGGAGTTAAACGTTTAACTCCGCCCACGTTTGACACCAGCCATTGTGCGGCCGCCATCTGGTGGCGGAGACTAGGCAGTACATTCTGAAACGTCAATGCAGCACCTACGGACAGAGTGGCGTAAAACCCACGTATTGATTGCATATGTAGAATAATGATACAATTCCAAATTCACCTGCTAGCTGGatttcattaaaatacacaGATAAAGGTTATAATTTAGTTAAATGTATTAGGTTCCACTGTTTGATCAACTCTGTCCTGATATGTTACACCTCTGGGTTCATcttatgattaaataaaaagcttttttatggGGCacctttcattattatttatatcaggATCAGGTCTGGTGCCAAAATGTAGTTCTTTGGgaaaacatgtttctttttgtatcttAAATGTAAATACCAGCCTACataatattagtaataatacataatattcaATATACATTCTTGTCTCATCTTGTGAATAAAATAATGGTAATGTTTAGGGACATTTAGAACTGCAACAGTGAAGTGAAATCAAGACTTAATATTGGGCTTCTAACTATAGTAAAACAGAGACAGCTATGAAAAAGGTTCATGCATTTAATAGACTTAGACATTCCTATTTTTAACTtgtcaaatgtctttttttttttactgtaagttCATTATTTTATCCAGGCTgcctatatttaaaaaaaaaattctgccatAGCATTTCCCCAAGTGAGTGTGACAAACAGTACAGCCATAGACACATGTTAAATTTTTGTACACTCAATTACATCAGCTACATCAAGGAGATCAGAGACTGAAGTGATGTCTGTGCCATTGACAATGACACACTTTATTCCTTTCTTTCAAAGGCACAAAACACCTGCATTTGCCGTGTGTCAATAATTGCTTTACAAAATCTCTCGTAATCTTCCTGCAAACTAAAAAGGAACAGGAACGGTTCCCTTAGTTCATCCATCTCTTCATCCAGGTCCAGGTCATCAGACATGTGCAGCTGTTTCACTGCCCTCAGACGATCTTCTTCTTCCATGGTGATGACTTGGGGAAGGGAAAGTTTTCCCTTGAATGTCTCATTTCCACACCACCTTGCTGCCTCAATAGTGTCCCTAAGCAGAACATCCTCCtaatcaaaaataaagaaaacaattattaaaataaaggcTGGAGAAGGCAGAAAACAGTTAAATGAAAAGCCCACAGCAGGCAACTTACCCCATTCTCAGTTCCCAGTTCTGGCAAGTTCTCAGCTTCCACGAGAAAGGAAACAGATTGTGGTTATTATAGGCACAATAACAATGcaagatgtaaaaaaagatcAGTAGCTGATTTTAAGTATACTGGTTTAATGAAAATGGAGAAATGACTGCAAAACCAGCTCTGTGACATCCCACCTCTACAACCTTGATGGATGTGTGTACAATAATTCTGCTTTGAACAATACCTGATGTTTCAGACACAGATTCTGAATTCCTGAACTTTTTTGGAGGGACAAATTCCAGATCCTGAAATAAGTGGAGGGATTATGCTTTATTCTGCAAGCAATAGTTTGACTACAAGACTGATTAATCACATGACCTCTcacctgttgtcttttttgctctCGTCGCCTTTTCCTTTCCTGCAATCTGTCTTCTTCAGACCTTGGTGATTTAATGACAACATAaattcacaataaaaacattcatgttGGTCTGTTGACCAGTGAGTAAAACAGGGAATTAAAAAGGATCTGATTCAAAAGTGTGATATTGAGGGCACTTACGGCATGGGGAAGTTCTGCAGGAGAACGAGACACCACCACCTTCTAATTTGCAGCAGGTTTTCCTTTGAAGAAGGAAATGCAGGAAGATTCAAATATGTTTCGAAAACTAATACCTTGTATACTAAGCATAATGTGTCACAATTTTCACCTACCTCTCTGAAATCACAGTTGGCCCCCATTACAATGTACAGGGTTAGGGTTTATATAGGTTTATATTCATGAAATGCACGTGAAAACTCTGCATAATATTTTCTCCCCTCCCGCCCAAAAGTATGTCGGCCTACCGGGAAAATGCTCGGTATAACAGATTACCAGTCCAGACGTGCAGTAAGATAGGCTAATTAGCAAAAGCTAATAACTAATAACAAAGCTCATAACTCTGTGTATGTATATGCAAATACATACAGAGCAtaacttattttaaataaaatgatgttactTCCTTCCTTGTCTGTCACAAACATTGCAAAGTAGCacgttaaaacaaaataaaaaaacctagCTTACCTCCATTTGAACTGtactgcttcttcttctctctcaatcgctcttcttcttctccagcgGTTCATGGGGGCAAGTGGGCTCAACGTGGGCGGAGTTAAACGTTTAACTCCGCCCACGTTGAGCCTCTCCCCGATCTGCGGGCTGCAGCCAGGGGCTTCTCGAGGAGCGGGCTTTAAGGGAACGCCCCGCCGTCGCAGCTTGCTCGACGTCATGACGTAATCATACGTGTTACTGGTTTGAGGAGTTACGCAGGACGTACAGCGGTTCAA encodes:
- the bcas2 gene encoding pre-mRNA-splicing factor SPF27, giving the protein MAGTASVAGEVFVDALPYFDQGYDAAGVREAAAALVEEETRRYRPTKNYLSYLPTPDFSTFETEIMRNEFERLAARQPMDLLSMKRYELPAPSSGQKNDITAWQECVNNSMAQLEHQAVRIENLELMSQYGTNAWKVYNDNLAFMIEIAQKELQKFRKQIQDLNWQRKNDQLAGGAKLRELESNWVSLVSKNYEIERAIVQLENEVTQLRQQQGDENKENIRQDF